In Halarcobacter bivalviorum, a genomic segment contains:
- a CDS encoding CD3072 family TudS-related putative desulfidase has protein sequence MHRGKKIILLSHCILNVNSKVYGIGNYEGSLEELMIPLIQKGYGFIQLPCPELLSCGLKRWGQVKDQYETPYFYKHCKSLLAPIIDQVLDYSKNGYKIVSCIGIDRSPSCGVDITCRAHNWGREIDESFSVKDVTSALNWVEEKGVFMEVFEKLLLENDLKINFLAIDESNPKASVEKILKELE, from the coding sequence ATGCACCGTGGAAAAAAAATCATTCTTTTAAGTCATTGTATTTTAAATGTAAACTCAAAGGTTTATGGAATAGGAAATTATGAAGGTTCTTTAGAAGAACTGATGATTCCTTTAATCCAAAAAGGTTATGGATTTATTCAACTACCTTGTCCAGAACTTCTCTCATGTGGTCTAAAACGTTGGGGACAAGTTAAAGACCAATATGAGACACCATATTTTTATAAACATTGTAAAAGCTTACTTGCTCCAATAATTGATCAAGTATTAGATTACAGTAAAAATGGGTATAAAATTGTTTCATGTATAGGTATTGATAGAAGTCCTAGTTGTGGTGTTGATATTACCTGTAGAGCTCATAATTGGGGAAGAGAAATAGATGAATCTTTTTCTGTTAAAGATGTTACTTCTGCTTTAAACTGGGTAGAAGAAAAGGGTGTCTTTATGGAAGTATTTGAGAAGTTACTTCTTGAAAATGATTTAAAAATAAATTTTCTTGCAATAGATGAATCTAATCCAAAAGCTTCAGTAGAAAAAATATTAAAGGAACTTGAATGA
- a CDS encoding ABC transporter substrate-binding protein, which produces MKKILLGIMVLFAIFSYAKEEFLTVGLCAAYPPFESRDTKSGEIVGFDVDLAHEIGKILNKKVVIKDAEWQALLGGLKNNHYDIILSAMSKQEAGTNNVNLSNTYYLLNDVIVVKKDNTSITSKEDLKDKVVGVQLGSGSEQVVDKLVGLKKISRYNYNPEAFLDLKHNRIDAVVVGYAYAINQKNFNNEYKIVEKIAPSELVVVMKKGKDSLTNDINKALTQLKENGTYDELVKKWLIVK; this is translated from the coding sequence ATGAAAAAAATTCTATTAGGAATTATGGTACTTTTTGCAATATTTTCTTATGCAAAAGAAGAATTTTTAACTGTAGGATTGTGTGCAGCATATCCTCCTTTTGAATCAAGAGATACAAAAAGTGGGGAAATTGTAGGTTTTGATGTTGATTTAGCACATGAAATAGGAAAAATATTAAATAAAAAAGTTGTAATAAAAGATGCTGAATGGCAAGCTTTATTAGGTGGACTAAAAAACAATCACTATGATATTATTTTAAGTGCTATGAGTAAACAAGAAGCTGGTACAAATAATGTAAATTTATCAAATACTTATTATTTATTAAATGATGTGATTGTTGTAAAAAAAGATAACACTTCAATTACTTCTAAAGAAGATTTAAAAGATAAAGTAGTTGGAGTTCAACTTGGAAGTGGAAGTGAACAAGTAGTTGATAAGTTAGTAGGATTAAAAAAAATATCAAGATATAATTATAATCCTGAAGCTTTCTTAGATTTAAAGCACAATAGAATTGATGCTGTTGTTGTAGGATATGCTTATGCAATAAATCAAAAAAACTTTAATAATGAGTATAAGATAGTTGAGAAAATTGCTCCTTCAGAGCTGGTAGTTGTGATGAAAAAAGGGAAAGACTCTTTAACAAATGATATTAATAAAGCTTTAACTCAATTAAAAGAGAATGGAACTTATGATGAGCTAGTAAAAAAGTGGCTAATAGTTAAATAA
- a CDS encoding amino acid ABC transporter permease, with translation MNFSAVFDNLGFLLEASWLTIYLSFISFIIALFLGVVVGTLRSYKIHWLLNLFLSSYIEIFRGTPLLIQLFFIYYGLPQVGISMSSHEAAIIGLSLNFGAYMSEIVRAGIQGVDKGQAEAAKSLGMNNLQILVYIIYPQALKLSLPSLTNTYAAILKDSSLVSVLSITELTRAGQLIYVRTYEPFEIYLTLGVFYFVMTYTISVISKKIEKRLNYN, from the coding sequence ATGAACTTTAGTGCAGTTTTTGATAATTTGGGGTTTCTTTTAGAAGCCTCATGGCTTACTATATATTTATCATTTATCTCTTTTATAATTGCTCTTTTTTTAGGAGTGGTTGTTGGAACATTAAGAAGCTATAAAATTCATTGGCTTTTAAATTTATTTCTCTCTTCATATATAGAAATTTTTAGAGGAACACCTTTATTAATACAACTTTTTTTTATTTACTATGGACTACCACAAGTAGGTATTTCTATGTCAAGTCATGAAGCTGCTATTATAGGGTTATCTTTAAATTTTGGAGCTTATATGTCTGAGATTGTTAGAGCAGGGATTCAAGGAGTAGATAAAGGGCAAGCAGAAGCTGCTAAATCTTTAGGTATGAATAACTTGCAAATTCTAGTTTATATTATTTATCCTCAAGCTTTAAAATTGAGTTTACCTTCTTTGACAAATACTTATGCTGCAATTTTAAAAGATAGCTCTTTAGTTTCGGTTTTATCTATTACCGAATTAACAAGAGCAGGGCAGTTAATATATGTAAGAACCTATGAACCTTTTGAAATATATCTTACTCTTGGAGTATTTTATTTTGTAATGACTTATACCATATCAGTTATTTCTAAAAAAATAGAAAAGAGATTAAATTATAATTAA
- a CDS encoding sulfite exporter TauE/SafE family protein — translation MNTEILLGIITFLTSTIAGVVGLGGGMILIAVLPSFLPINALVPIHGLTQLSSNLSRAVFGYKDVKVEVIPKFLIGSLAGVSFFAVILYFVSLTYIPLFIGIYILLSLWSQKFNDKIKKFESYYLIGFIQSGFSIVVGATGPLATTLLVKDYNDKDTVVATAAALMSITHLLKVFAFMLFGFVFFDYIGILVAMIIGAVAGSYAGTKLRDKIDGKKFMLALKIILSLMAIKLVIFVFM, via the coding sequence GTGAATACTGAAATATTATTAGGAATAATCACTTTTCTTACATCTACTATTGCTGGAGTTGTTGGTCTTGGTGGAGGAATGATACTTATTGCTGTCCTTCCTTCTTTTTTACCTATAAATGCTTTAGTTCCTATTCACGGTTTGACTCAACTAAGTAGTAACTTAAGTCGTGCAGTATTTGGCTATAAAGATGTAAAAGTAGAAGTGATACCTAAATTTTTGATTGGCTCACTTGCTGGGGTATCTTTTTTTGCTGTTATTTTGTATTTTGTTTCATTAACATATATTCCTCTTTTTATAGGAATTTATATTTTGCTTTCTCTCTGGAGTCAAAAATTTAATGACAAAATCAAAAAGTTTGAAAGCTATTATCTAATTGGTTTTATCCAAAGTGGTTTTTCTATAGTTGTTGGTGCTACTGGACCACTTGCAACTACACTTTTAGTAAAAGATTATAATGATAAAGATACAGTTGTGGCAACTGCTGCAGCTTTGATGAGTATTACTCATTTACTTAAAGTTTTTGCTTTTATGCTTTTTGGTTTTGTATTTTTTGATTATATTGGTATCTTAGTTGCCATGATTATAGGAGCAGTTGCTGGAAGTTATGCTGGAACAAAACTAAGAGATAAAATTGATGGTAAAAAATTTATGTTAGCTTTAAAAATTATTTTATCACTTATGGCTATAAAGCTTGTTATTTTTGTATTTATGTAA
- a CDS encoding CidA/LrgA family protein, which translates to MLKGIITLIFFQFIGECIAKLFDLLVPGPVIGMVLLLIFLIIRKASFSSLDNAVAIHLRYLPMLFIPAAMGIITQVDIISKEFWAITISLFAGTIIALAFCAKLMDYLTIRQENKK; encoded by the coding sequence ATGTTAAAAGGAATTATTACACTAATATTTTTTCAATTTATAGGTGAATGTATTGCCAAACTTTTTGATTTATTAGTACCAGGACCAGTTATTGGTATGGTTTTATTACTTATTTTTCTAATTATTAGAAAGGCTAGTTTTTCAAGTCTTGATAATGCAGTTGCAATTCATTTGAGATATTTACCAATGTTGTTTATTCCCGCTGCAATGGGAATTATTACACAAGTTGATATTATCTCAAAAGAGTTTTGGGCTATTACAATTTCATTATTTGCAGGAACAATTATTGCCTTAGCTTTTTGTGCTAAGTTAATGGATTATTTAACCATAAGACAGGAGAATAAAAAATGA
- a CDS encoding LrgB family protein, which translates to MNIDALVQYVTNTPLVWLLLTLGAFKIGIIVYEKFDKHTLLQPIIVAYLIIMTAIIITGASYEEYFKGVEIIHFFLGPATVALALPLYKNLKHIKSLFFPIFITLVVAGTFTIAIAIALLWALDAQLPTILSMTTKSITAPIAIITSEQIGAIPSLAVGFVIITGIIGALLGTAIFKFLKIKHDTSKGFALGVVSHGIGTARAIEISEKAAAFGALAMGLTGILTAVFLPLVVQFFK; encoded by the coding sequence ATGAATATAGATGCATTAGTACAATATGTTACAAATACTCCTCTTGTATGGTTGTTATTAACTTTAGGGGCATTTAAAATTGGAATAATTGTTTATGAAAAATTTGATAAACATACACTATTACAACCAATTATTGTTGCATATTTGATTATTATGACAGCAATTATTATTACAGGGGCTTCATATGAAGAGTATTTTAAAGGAGTAGAAATTATTCACTTCTTTCTAGGGCCTGCAACAGTTGCTTTGGCACTTCCTTTATATAAGAATTTAAAGCATATTAAGTCACTATTTTTCCCAATCTTTATTACCCTTGTTGTAGCAGGGACATTTACTATTGCAATTGCAATTGCTTTATTATGGGCTTTAGATGCACAACTTCCAACTATTCTTTCAATGACTACAAAATCAATCACTGCTCCAATTGCAATTATTACATCAGAGCAAATTGGTGCAATTCCTTCTTTAGCAGTTGGATTTGTGATTATTACTGGAATTATTGGAGCTCTTTTAGGAACTGCAATTTTTAAATTTCTAAAAATCAAACATGATACTTCAAAAGGTTTTGCTCTTGGAGTAGTTTCTCATGGTATAGGAACTGCAAGAGCTATTGAAATCTCTGAAAAAGCAGCAGCTTTTGGAGCTTTAGCTATGGGACTAACAGGAATATTAACAGCAGTTTTCCTTCCTTTAGTTGTACAATTTTTTAAATAG
- a CDS encoding MFS transporter encodes MSISMVFSFSAWMSLLNNFVIEAASFDGSQIGILQSLREIPGFLAFTVVLVIIFVAQQRLAYISMMMLGVGVLLTGFYPSALGLYITTVIMSIGFHYLETLNQSLALQWLSKEKAPIILGKITAAKSFTSLVVFVLIFIMMKFYSVEYKYVYAFFGGITLIVGIISWMAFEHFKDDVVQEKKITLKKEYWLFYVLTFFAGARRQIFIVFAGFLLVEKFGVDVHNMVALLFINSVLNMYFAPKIGRFIVKFGERNTLRFEYLGLMLVFVSYAFVENLYVAYFLFVIDHILFSMAIALKTYFQKIADPKDIASASAVSFTINHIAAVFLPALLGIVWLYSTSLVFIIGAAIALMSFSLSFLIPRHPEQGFETTLKVF; translated from the coding sequence ATGTCTATATCTATGGTTTTCTCTTTTTCTGCGTGGATGAGTCTGCTTAATAACTTTGTTATTGAAGCAGCTTCATTTGATGGAAGCCAAATAGGAATTTTGCAAAGTTTAAGAGAGATACCAGGATTTTTAGCTTTTACAGTTGTATTAGTGATAATTTTTGTAGCTCAACAAAGACTTGCGTATATCTCTATGATGATGCTTGGTGTTGGGGTTTTATTAACTGGATTTTATCCTTCTGCACTTGGGCTTTATATTACAACAGTAATTATGTCTATAGGTTTTCACTATCTTGAAACTTTAAATCAGTCATTAGCCTTACAATGGCTAAGTAAAGAGAAAGCTCCTATTATTTTGGGAAAAATCACAGCTGCTAAATCTTTTACTTCTCTTGTAGTTTTTGTGCTTATTTTTATTATGATGAAGTTTTATTCTGTAGAGTATAAATATGTTTATGCTTTTTTTGGTGGAATAACTTTAATCGTTGGGATAATTTCTTGGATGGCATTTGAACACTTCAAAGATGATGTGGTTCAAGAAAAAAAAATTACTCTTAAAAAAGAGTATTGGCTTTTTTATGTATTAACTTTTTTTGCGGGAGCTAGAAGGCAGATTTTTATTGTATTTGCAGGGTTTTTACTTGTAGAAAAGTTTGGTGTAGATGTTCATAATATGGTTGCACTTTTATTTATAAACTCAGTTTTAAATATGTATTTTGCTCCAAAAATAGGAAGATTTATCGTAAAGTTTGGAGAGAGAAATACTTTAAGATTTGAGTATCTTGGACTTATGCTTGTATTTGTTTCTTATGCTTTTGTTGAAAATCTTTATGTAGCATATTTTCTTTTTGTTATTGACCATATTCTATTTTCTATGGCAATTGCACTTAAAACATATTTTCAAAAAATTGCTGACCCAAAAGATATTGCAAGTGCAAGTGCTGTATCTTTTACTATAAATCATATAGCAGCAGTATTTTTACCAGCACTTTTAGGAATAGTTTGGTTATATTCTACTTCTTTAGTATTTATTATTGGAGCAGCTATTGCCTTGATGTCTTTTTCTTTATCCTTTTTGATACCAAGACATCCTGAACAAGGTTTTGAGACTACACTAAAAGTTTTTTAG
- a CDS encoding MarR family winged helix-turn-helix transcriptional regulator — protein sequence MKIENLEKDIQRNKDKSPETYNEISNLTVPFYMFYNKMYGGVCKLEEERFQMTHSELDILSCLKMSENDENILSPTKIQERVLFTGGAITKVLKKLEKKKYVIRVENEYDKRSKLVQLTPLGKEIHDKVMNEVLAFEAECFSALNKEEQENFKQMLLKMLKNF from the coding sequence ATGAAAATTGAAAACTTAGAAAAAGACATACAAAGAAATAAAGATAAATCTCCTGAAACTTATAATGAGATTTCAAACCTTACTGTACCTTTTTATATGTTTTATAACAAAATGTATGGCGGTGTTTGTAAATTAGAAGAAGAGAGATTTCAAATGACTCATAGTGAATTAGATATTTTATCTTGTTTAAAAATGAGTGAAAATGATGAGAATATTTTATCTCCAACAAAAATACAAGAAAGAGTTTTATTTACAGGTGGAGCAATCACTAAAGTTTTAAAAAAACTAGAGAAAAAAAAGTATGTTATAAGAGTTGAAAATGAGTATGATAAAAGAAGTAAACTTGTGCAACTAACACCTCTTGGAAAAGAGATTCATGATAAAGTAATGAATGAGGTGTTAGCTTTTGAAGCAGAATGTTTTTCTGCTTTAAATAAAGAAGAACAAGAAAACTTCAAACAAATGCTTCTTAAAATGCTAAAAAACTTTTAG
- a CDS encoding MBL fold metallo-hydrolase, producing the protein MQKRLFILFSFVFLLSNTLFAKETTLSYEVHRAKEDGFNFASVLVLGEKEAVLIDTHFTKADAYKVVAQILESKRELKSIYISHGDPDYYFGLPVIIKEFPNAKVYATKQTVKHIRKTFQDKLKYWQPKLGINGSDYVIIPDIIEKDTITLENQELKIMEFNSSRSYIYVPSLKAVFGGINVTDKEHLWLADTPYKNDRKMWLDVLSKMKNLEIKTVIPAHSKEGSKNDISAIDFSMKYLETYEKANSKAKNSKELISIMQNIYPMLDRDSFSLKLGAEVTKGEIKW; encoded by the coding sequence ATGCAAAAGAGATTATTCATACTTTTTAGTTTTGTTTTTCTTCTTTCTAATACATTATTTGCAAAAGAAACAACACTATCTTATGAAGTTCATAGGGCTAAGGAAGATGGCTTTAATTTTGCTTCAGTTTTAGTTTTAGGAGAAAAAGAAGCAGTTTTAATTGATACTCATTTTACTAAAGCAGATGCTTATAAAGTTGTAGCTCAAATTTTAGAGAGTAAAAGAGAATTAAAATCAATTTATATAAGCCATGGAGATCCTGATTACTATTTTGGTTTACCAGTTATTATAAAAGAGTTTCCTAATGCAAAAGTGTATGCTACAAAGCAAACTGTGAAGCATATTAGAAAAACATTTCAAGATAAGCTAAAATATTGGCAACCTAAATTAGGAATTAATGGTTCTGATTATGTGATTATTCCAGATATTATAGAAAAAGATACTATCACTTTAGAAAATCAGGAACTAAAAATTATGGAGTTTAACTCATCAAGGTCTTATATTTATGTACCTTCATTAAAAGCAGTTTTTGGTGGTATAAATGTGACAGATAAAGAGCATTTATGGTTAGCAGACACTCCTTATAAAAATGATAGAAAAATGTGGTTAGATGTTTTATCAAAGATGAAGAATTTAGAGATAAAAACTGTTATTCCTGCTCACTCAAAAGAGGGAAGCAAAAATGATATAAGTGCTATTGATTTTTCTATGAAATATCTTGAAACATATGAAAAAGCCAATTCAAAAGCTAAAAATTCAAAAGAATTAATCTCTATAATGCAAAATATATATCCAATGTTAGACAGAGATAGTTTCTCTTTAAAACTTGGAGCAGAGGTAACAAAAGGTGAGATAAAGTGGTAA
- a CDS encoding LysR family transcriptional regulator, giving the protein MDSNLLKVFVVVAQEQSITLGAKKLGFAQSNVTSRIKQLEKSVGYSLFHRVPKGVVLTYEGEKLYKHAVEIVKKVENAVLDMQNMQYQKKLVVGSTDCNAAVRISSFLMKLHKDYPKIQLELLTGTTRDVIQMILNYKVDIAFISGEPNHEELMVLQKLEEEIAILEPQDETCPNVILSFKEGCAYDEFLKNYYIQKGEDIEKSLAFGSLETILACVKSGMGKTLLPTNLVDKLGFSKDLKITKLDKKTAYIPTCLICRKDNIPKIAEYLKTLEY; this is encoded by the coding sequence ATGGACTCTAACTTACTAAAAGTATTTGTAGTAGTTGCCCAAGAACAAAGTATTACTTTAGGTGCTAAAAAACTTGGCTTTGCTCAATCAAATGTTACATCAAGAATAAAGCAACTTGAAAAATCAGTTGGCTACTCATTATTTCATCGTGTTCCAAAAGGTGTAGTTCTAACATATGAGGGAGAAAAGCTTTATAAACACGCAGTTGAAATAGTAAAAAAAGTAGAAAATGCAGTTTTAGATATGCAAAATATGCAATATCAAAAAAAACTTGTAGTTGGGTCGACAGATTGTAATGCAGCTGTTAGAATCTCCTCTTTTTTAATGAAACTTCATAAAGACTATCCAAAAATTCAACTTGAACTTCTAACTGGAACAACAAGAGATGTGATACAAATGATTTTAAATTATAAAGTTGATATTGCTTTTATAAGTGGAGAACCAAACCATGAAGAGCTTATGGTTTTACAAAAGCTTGAAGAAGAAATAGCTATTTTAGAACCTCAAGATGAAACTTGTCCAAATGTGATTTTATCTTTTAAAGAGGGTTGTGCTTATGATGAATTTTTAAAAAACTACTATATTCAAAAAGGTGAAGATATAGAAAAGTCACTAGCTTTTGGTAGTTTAGAGACTATTTTAGCTTGTGTAAAATCAGGTATGGGAAAAACTTTACTTCCTACAAATTTAGTTGATAAATTAGGCTTTAGTAAGGATTTAAAAATCACAAAACTAGATAAAAAAACGGCATATATTCCTACTTGCCTTATTTGCAGAAAAGATAATATTCCAAAAATTGCTGAATATTTAAAAACTTTAGAATACTAA
- a CDS encoding YbfB/YjiJ family MFS transporter, with protein sequence MNINLLDRNSNPAIILAGILALIVGVGVARFVFTSLLPPMLDDFLTITFAGVLASINFVGYLGGSIFAIFIKDINTKVKFFRFGIFLCLATTLVLGISSNETLWAISRVVAGFGAAMALVVGSAIVMTKLKMDNKTKAMGIHFSGIGFSVFVTDIIVRIVFAYEGSWRDAWIVLTIFGFVASMYSMYILSFDKELKQNVVKHKFDKSLFSPFVILLIIAYFTEGVGFVVQGTFLPDIINSLEGLNGYGSFTWTLVGLAGIPSCIIWMTLANKFGSVNIIIIAMLLQVVGILISALTTNVYLNLFSGVLYGGTFVGLVALFMNLGGKLAGSNPVILMGAFTTAYGIGQVGAPLYSVKLIEIYGNYSNALYVTAAIVLAGVMLLFVAKKFATQEQSKI encoded by the coding sequence ATGAATATTAATCTTCTTGATAGAAATAGTAATCCAGCTATTATCTTAGCTGGAATACTTGCTTTAATTGTAGGAGTTGGAGTTGCGAGGTTTGTTTTTACCTCTTTACTTCCTCCTATGTTAGATGATTTTCTAACGATTACTTTTGCAGGAGTATTAGCTTCAATTAATTTTGTTGGTTATTTGGGTGGTTCTATTTTTGCAATCTTTATTAAAGATATCAATACAAAAGTAAAGTTTTTTAGATTTGGAATATTTTTATGTCTAGCTACTACTTTAGTATTAGGTATAAGTTCAAATGAAACTTTATGGGCTATTTCAAGGGTAGTTGCTGGTTTTGGTGCAGCTATGGCACTTGTTGTTGGTTCTGCAATTGTTATGACAAAACTAAAAATGGATAACAAAACTAAAGCTATGGGAATTCACTTTAGTGGGATAGGTTTTTCTGTTTTTGTAACTGATATTATTGTAAGAATTGTGTTTGCTTATGAGGGAAGTTGGAGAGATGCTTGGATAGTCTTAACTATCTTTGGTTTTGTAGCTTCTATGTATTCTATGTATATTTTATCTTTTGATAAAGAGCTAAAACAAAATGTAGTAAAACACAAGTTTGATAAGTCTTTGTTCTCTCCTTTTGTAATTTTACTAATTATTGCATATTTTACAGAGGGTGTAGGATTTGTTGTTCAAGGAACATTTTTACCTGATATTATCAATTCACTTGAAGGTTTAAATGGCTACGGAAGTTTTACTTGGACTTTAGTTGGACTTGCTGGAATTCCTTCATGTATTATTTGGATGACATTAGCAAATAAGTTTGGAAGTGTGAATATTATTATAATAGCTATGCTTTTACAAGTAGTTGGGATACTTATTTCAGCTCTTACAACAAATGTTTATTTAAACCTTTTTTCTGGGGTTTTATATGGTGGAACTTTTGTAGGACTTGTTGCTCTTTTTATGAATTTAGGTGGAAAATTAGCTGGAAGTAATCCTGTTATTTTGATGGGAGCTTTTACAACAGCTTATGGAATAGGGCAAGTAGGTGCTCCACTTTATAGTGTAAAGTTAATTGAAATCTATGGAAACTATTCAAATGCACTTTATGTAACAGCAGCAATTGTTTTAGCAGGAGTTATGCTTTTATTTGTGGCAAAGAAGTTTGCAACACAAGAACAAAGTAAAATATAA
- a CDS encoding tautomerase family protein — translation MPIINVKMTHEDGGATKEQKEQLAQKLTQAFVDVFGRGEKTCVVTIDEISTDNYAIGGKTITNIRRDS, via the coding sequence ATGCCAATAATAAATGTAAAAATGACACATGAAGATGGTGGAGCAACAAAAGAACAAAAAGAACAATTAGCTCAAAAACTAACTCAAGCTTTTGTGGATGTTTTTGGAAGAGGTGAAAAGACTTGTGTTGTAACTATTGATGAAATATCTACTGATAACTATGCAATAGGTGGAAAAACAATCACAAATATAAGAAGAGACTCATAG
- a CDS encoding antibiotic biosynthesis monooxygenase family protein codes for MYAVIFEVEIADGKKEQYLNIAAHLKEQLVKMPGFISIERFQSLVNEGKLLSLSFWEDENSLLNWKKNIDHMAAQKQGRESIFKDYKISIAKIERSYTMESSDFKM; via the coding sequence ATGTATGCAGTAATATTTGAAGTTGAAATAGCTGATGGAAAAAAAGAGCAATATTTAAATATTGCAGCTCATTTAAAAGAGCAGTTAGTTAAAATGCCAGGCTTTATCTCTATTGAGAGATTTCAATCTTTAGTAAATGAAGGAAAGCTTTTATCTTTATCTTTTTGGGAAGATGAGAACTCTTTGTTAAATTGGAAAAAAAATATAGATCATATGGCTGCACAAAAGCAAGGTAGAGAATCAATATTTAAAGATTATAAAATTTCTATTGCAAAAATAGAGCGAAGTTACACTATGGAAAGTAGTGATTTTAAGATGTAA
- a CDS encoding alanine/glycine:cation symporter family protein, which produces MLGEINDFLNNLIWGNILIYLLPALGIFFTVTSRFVQFRYFFKMFNVLRDTVHDKEGHISSFQALMLSVAGRVGGGNIAGVAVAITLGGPGAVFWMWIIGLIGMSTSFFECSLAQLYKEKDGQDSCVYRGGPAYYVTKALGQRWLGVIISVLLMVTFGFAFNATQSFIISTSFEASFDIPTWITGAIVTFVFAIAIFGGVKRITKFSEVIVPVMAMGYLLIAIVVIALNVEKIPALITMIVEQAFNPSSAIGGGIGAVILQGAKRGMFSNEAGLGSAPNVAAVAYVAHPVQQGIVQSFSVFIDTIILCSCTAFIILLSGVYTPGAEGVQGVLLTQNALIEHIGPLGGYFVTIALFLFGLSSMLYNYYLAENSLNFFSKDSAALFNGFRVLCVALIVWGSLQDLGSIFAFADLSMGLLAVINLVVIAILYKPVLRLIKGYDRQLKEGRKPVLRYNDYHEFKIDKETWKEIVDNINDKKEKA; this is translated from the coding sequence ATGTTAGGTGAAATAAACGACTTTTTAAATAACCTGATTTGGGGGAACATTTTAATCTACTTACTTCCTGCATTGGGTATATTTTTTACTGTAACTTCAAGGTTCGTGCAATTTAGATATTTTTTTAAGATGTTTAATGTACTAAGGGACACAGTACATGATAAAGAAGGACATATTAGTTCTTTTCAAGCATTAATGCTAAGTGTTGCTGGACGTGTTGGTGGTGGAAATATTGCTGGTGTTGCTGTTGCAATTACTCTTGGTGGGCCAGGTGCAGTATTCTGGATGTGGATAATTGGTCTTATTGGTATGAGTACAAGTTTCTTTGAGTGCTCATTAGCACAATTATATAAAGAAAAAGATGGTCAAGACTCATGCGTATATAGAGGAGGGCCTGCTTATTATGTAACAAAAGCCTTAGGTCAAAGATGGCTTGGTGTTATTATCTCTGTTTTATTAATGGTTACTTTTGGCTTTGCTTTTAATGCAACTCAATCTTTTATTATCTCAACATCTTTTGAAGCTTCATTTGATATTCCAACTTGGATTACAGGTGCAATTGTTACTTTCGTTTTTGCTATTGCTATTTTTGGTGGAGTAAAAAGAATTACAAAGTTTTCAGAAGTTATTGTTCCAGTTATGGCGATGGGATATTTATTAATTGCAATTGTTGTTATTGCATTAAATGTAGAGAAAATTCCTGCACTTATTACTATGATTGTAGAACAAGCTTTTAATCCATCTTCTGCTATTGGTGGTGGTATTGGTGCTGTAATTTTACAAGGTGCAAAAAGAGGTATGTTCTCAAATGAGGCTGGACTTGGTTCTGCTCCAAATGTAGCTGCAGTTGCTTACGTAGCACATCCTGTTCAACAAGGTATTGTTCAATCTTTTTCTGTATTCATTGATACTATTATTTTATGTTCTTGTACAGCATTTATTATTCTTTTATCTGGTGTATATACTCCAGGAGCTGAAGGAGTACAAGGTGTATTACTTACTCAAAATGCCTTAATTGAACATATTGGACCATTAGGTGGATATTTTGTAACTATTGCACTGTTCTTATTTGGTCTTTCTTCAATGTTATATAACTACTATCTTGCTGAAAATAGTTTAAACTTCTTCTCAAAAGATAGTGCAGCTTTATTTAATGGATTTAGAGTTTTATGTGTTGCTTTAATTGTTTGGGGTTCACTACAAGATTTAGGTTCTATTTTTGCATTTGCTGATTTATCTATGGGATTACTTGCTGTAATCAACTTAGTTGTTATTGCAATTTTATATAAACCAGTTCTTAGATTGATTAAAGGTTATGATAGACAATTAAAAGAGGGAAGAAAACCTGTTTTAAGATATAATGACTATCATGAATTTAAGATTGATAAAGAGACTTGGAAAGAAATTGTAGATAATATTAACGATAAGAAAGAAAAAGCATAA